One part of the Nocardioides zeae genome encodes these proteins:
- a CDS encoding DUF721 domain-containing protein, with protein MTPETPPSPEPSETPYDAEQPEVDEVAARTEPDEPHDASGLDLARAAARAAAAAGGPVATPRKAKRRSGDPGGFADTARRGGRRGETTLSGPGPDRRDPRTVEADVRRLVAQRGWDADLRVHAVFARWAEIVGDEIGEHCRPESYVDGRLVVRTDATAWATQLRLLAPSLVKRLNDELGHGSVAAIEVLGPQAPSWSKGRRSVRGRGPRDTYG; from the coding sequence GTGACGCCTGAGACCCCCCCGTCGCCGGAGCCTTCCGAGACGCCGTACGACGCGGAGCAGCCCGAAGTCGACGAGGTGGCCGCACGCACGGAGCCGGACGAGCCCCACGACGCCTCGGGCCTCGACCTGGCCCGGGCCGCGGCGCGGGCGGCGGCCGCCGCGGGCGGTCCGGTCGCGACACCACGCAAGGCCAAGCGGAGGTCCGGCGACCCCGGCGGGTTCGCCGACACCGCGCGGCGGGGCGGGCGGCGCGGGGAGACGACGCTGTCCGGGCCCGGTCCGGACCGGCGGGACCCGCGGACGGTGGAGGCCGACGTACGCCGCCTGGTCGCCCAGCGCGGCTGGGACGCGGACCTGCGGGTCCACGCCGTGTTCGCCCGGTGGGCCGAGATCGTCGGCGACGAGATCGGCGAGCACTGCCGGCCGGAGTCGTACGTCGACGGGCGCCTCGTCGTCCGCACCGATGCCACTGCGTGGGCGACCCAGCTGCGGCTGCTCGCGCCGTCGCTGGTGAAGCGGCTCAACGACGAGCTCGGCCACGGCAGCGTGGCGGCGATCGAGGTGCTGGGGCCGCAGGCGCCGTCGTGGTCGAAGGGCCGGCGGAGCGTGCGCGGCCGGGGTCCGCGCGACACCTACGGCTGA
- the recF gene encoding DNA replication/repair protein RecF (All proteins in this family for which functions are known are DNA-binding proteins that assist the filamentation of RecA onto DNA for the initiation of recombination or recombinational repair.) codes for MHVSHLSLHDFRSYATLELPLEPGVTAFVGRNGQGKTNLVEAIDYLSRLSSHRVASDAPLVRHGAERAVVRAAVVRDGRTATLEVEINPGKANRARVNRSALPRARELVGLVRTVVFAPDDLALVKGDPTDRRRMLDDLLVLRAPRFAGVKADYERILRQRNTLLKTAGSARRSAAEGALATLDAWDAHLVSVGAELLAARLALVHDLRPYLAKAYAAVARGVGRDAADAEYRSSVELPVPAAGPTPVAAELVEPFRIGLEERRKDELDRGHTLVGPHRDDLDCSLASATTRLPVKGYASHGESWSFSLALRLASYDLLRDDGDDPILVLDDVFAELDAGRRDQLAGLVAGAEQVLVTAAVADDVPPALAGARFHVTEGEVRRDA; via the coding sequence GTGCACGTCTCCCACCTGTCGCTCCACGACTTCCGGTCCTACGCGACCCTCGAGCTGCCGCTCGAGCCCGGCGTGACCGCGTTCGTGGGCCGCAACGGACAGGGCAAGACGAACCTCGTCGAGGCGATCGACTACCTGTCGCGGCTCTCGTCGCACCGGGTCGCCTCCGACGCCCCGCTGGTGCGGCACGGCGCCGAGCGCGCCGTCGTGCGCGCGGCGGTGGTGCGCGACGGCCGCACGGCCACGCTCGAGGTCGAGATCAACCCGGGCAAGGCGAACCGCGCGCGGGTCAACCGGTCGGCGCTCCCCCGGGCACGCGAGCTCGTCGGCCTCGTGCGGACCGTCGTCTTCGCGCCCGACGACCTGGCCCTCGTCAAGGGCGACCCGACCGACCGGCGGCGGATGCTCGACGACCTCCTCGTGCTGCGCGCGCCGCGCTTCGCCGGGGTGAAGGCCGACTACGAGCGGATCCTGCGGCAGCGCAACACCCTGCTGAAGACGGCGGGGTCCGCGCGGCGGAGCGCCGCCGAGGGGGCGCTGGCGACCCTCGACGCCTGGGACGCCCACCTCGTCAGCGTCGGCGCCGAGCTGCTCGCCGCGCGGCTGGCGCTCGTCCACGACCTGCGGCCCTACCTGGCGAAGGCCTACGCGGCGGTCGCCCGCGGGGTGGGGCGGGACGCGGCGGACGCCGAGTACCGCAGCTCCGTCGAGCTGCCCGTGCCCGCCGCCGGACCGACCCCCGTGGCCGCCGAGCTCGTCGAGCCGTTCCGGATCGGCCTCGAGGAGCGCCGGAAGGACGAGCTGGACCGCGGCCACACGCTCGTCGGCCCCCACCGCGACGACCTCGACTGCTCGCTCGCCTCCGCGACGACCCGGCTGCCGGTCAAGGGCTACGCCTCGCACGGCGAGTCCTGGTCGTTCTCGCTGGCGCTGCGGCTCGCGTCGTACGACCTCCTCCGCGACGACGGCGACGACCCCATCCTCGTGCTCGACGACGTCTTCGCCGAGCTGGACGCGGGTCGCCGCGACCAGCTGGCGGGGCTCGTGGCCGGCGCCGAGCAGGTGCTCGTCACGGCGGCGGTCGCCGACGACGTGCCGCCGGCCCTCGCCGGCGCGCGCTTCCACGTCACGGAGGGCGAGGTGCGGCGTGACGCCTGA
- a CDS encoding DUF2752 domain-containing protein, giving the protein MSTAPTTTTPRVASTEWIAAGGVVALGVAVAMDPAGIEDGPIICPFRLLTGLPCPGCGLTRSWVYGVHGQWGDSFASHPFGLPLLAAVLVLAVVVATRRVRRGTPPSIDRIVGHPVTKIVIGAWLAFSAVRLALAL; this is encoded by the coding sequence GTGAGCACCGCACCGACCACCACGACCCCGCGGGTCGCGTCCACCGAGTGGATCGCGGCCGGCGGGGTCGTCGCGTTGGGCGTCGCGGTCGCCATGGATCCAGCGGGTATCGAGGACGGCCCGATCATCTGCCCGTTCCGCCTCCTCACCGGCCTGCCGTGCCCCGGCTGCGGGCTCACGCGCTCGTGGGTCTACGGCGTGCACGGCCAGTGGGGCGACTCGTTCGCGTCGCACCCGTTCGGCCTGCCGCTGCTGGCCGCGGTGCTCGTGCTCGCCGTCGTGGTGGCGACCCGCCGCGTACGCCGCGGAACGCCCCCCTCGATCGACAGGATCGTCGGGCACCCCGTCACGAAGATCGTGATCGGTGCCTGGCTGGCCTTCTCGGCCGTGCGGCTGGCGCTCGCCCTCTAG
- the gnd gene encoding phosphogluconate dehydrogenase (NAD(+)-dependent, decarboxylating), whose product MEIGLIGLGKMGGNMRERIRRAGHTVVGYDRNPDLADVDSLEALVEALPSPRVVWVMVPAGGPTHDTITALGDLLGEGDLVVDGGNSRWTDDQAHAEQLGAKGIGFVDCGVSGGVWGLENGYALMYGGSPDDVAKVQPVFDALKPEGEFGSVHAGKVGAGHFSKMVHNGIEYAIMQSYAEGWELLEKVDMVENVTEVFRSWREGTVIRSWLLDLLVAALDEDENLSGIRGYADDSGEGRWTVEAGIENAVATPAITAALYARFVSRQDDSPAMKAIAAMRNQFGGHAVHTAAPAGGDAPESGESSGEAHPAHQ is encoded by the coding sequence ATGGAGATCGGCCTGATCGGACTCGGCAAGATGGGCGGCAACATGCGCGAGCGCATCCGCCGCGCGGGCCACACGGTGGTGGGGTACGACCGCAACCCCGACCTCGCCGACGTCGACAGCCTGGAGGCGCTCGTCGAGGCGCTGCCCTCGCCGCGCGTCGTGTGGGTGATGGTGCCGGCCGGCGGGCCGACCCACGACACGATCACGGCGCTCGGTGACCTGCTGGGCGAGGGCGACCTCGTCGTCGACGGCGGCAACTCGCGCTGGACCGACGACCAGGCCCACGCCGAGCAGCTCGGCGCCAAGGGCATCGGGTTCGTCGACTGCGGCGTCTCGGGCGGCGTGTGGGGCCTCGAGAACGGCTACGCGCTCATGTACGGCGGCTCGCCCGACGACGTGGCGAAGGTGCAGCCGGTCTTCGACGCGCTCAAGCCGGAGGGTGAGTTCGGCTCCGTCCACGCGGGCAAGGTGGGCGCCGGCCACTTCTCGAAGATGGTCCACAACGGCATCGAGTACGCGATCATGCAGTCGTACGCCGAGGGCTGGGAGCTCCTCGAGAAGGTCGACATGGTCGAGAACGTGACCGAGGTCTTCCGCTCGTGGCGCGAGGGCACGGTCATCCGCTCGTGGCTCCTCGACCTGCTCGTGGCCGCGCTCGACGAGGACGAGAACCTCAGCGGGATCCGGGGCTACGCCGACGACTCCGGCGAGGGTCGTTGGACCGTCGAGGCCGGCATCGAGAACGCCGTGGCGACGCCGGCGATCACCGCGGCGCTCTACGCCCGCTTCGTGTCCCGCCAGGACGACTCCCCCGCGATGAAGGCGATCGCGGCGATGCGCAACCAGTTCGGCGGCCACGCGGTGCACACCGCGGCCCCTGCGGGCGGCGACGCGCCCGAGTCCGGAGAGTCGTCGGGCGAGGCGCACCCCGCCCACCAGTGA
- the dnaN gene encoding DNA polymerase III subunit beta → MKFRVERDVLADAVAWAARSLPVRPSVPVLSGLLIRAAEDGLVLSTFDYETSARATLSADVIDEGTVLVSGRLLADITRSLPSKPVEMTLDGARVSLVCGSARFTLQTLPVEEYPSLPEMPTATGTVRSDVFAHAVAQAVTAAGRDDMLPVLTGVRLEIEGSTISLLATDRFRLSQRELEWDPRSPDESFAALVPAKVLAETAKSLTAGTEVTIALAASGSGEGIIGFEGAANGGVRRTTTRLLDGEFPKVRSLFPTEHQTVATLSKAALVESVKRVSLVAERNTAVQLAFADGVLTLDAGSGDEAQASESVEADVTGGDIVTGFNPQFLLDGLGAIDQPTVQLAFTQATKPVVMSGIVDDGTDPGFRYLLMPRRLLS, encoded by the coding sequence GTGAAGTTCCGCGTCGAACGCGACGTCCTCGCCGACGCCGTCGCCTGGGCTGCGCGCAGCCTGCCGGTGCGGCCGAGCGTCCCCGTCCTGTCCGGTCTGCTCATCAGGGCGGCCGAGGACGGCCTCGTGCTGTCGACGTTCGACTACGAGACCTCCGCCCGGGCGACCCTGTCGGCCGACGTGATCGACGAGGGCACGGTCCTCGTCAGCGGCCGCCTCCTGGCCGACATCACCCGCAGCCTCCCGAGCAAGCCGGTCGAGATGACCCTCGACGGCGCGCGCGTCTCGCTCGTGTGCGGCTCGGCCCGGTTCACGCTGCAGACCCTCCCGGTGGAGGAGTACCCCTCGCTCCCCGAGATGCCGACCGCCACCGGCACGGTCCGCAGCGACGTGTTCGCCCACGCGGTCGCCCAGGCCGTCACGGCCGCCGGCCGCGACGACATGCTCCCCGTGCTCACCGGCGTGCGGCTCGAGATCGAGGGATCGACGATCTCGCTGCTCGCCACCGACCGCTTCCGCCTCTCGCAGCGCGAGCTCGAGTGGGACCCGCGCAGCCCCGACGAGTCGTTCGCGGCCCTGGTGCCCGCCAAGGTGCTCGCCGAGACGGCGAAGTCGCTGACCGCCGGCACCGAGGTCACGATCGCGCTCGCCGCGAGCGGCTCCGGCGAGGGCATCATCGGCTTCGAGGGCGCGGCCAACGGCGGCGTGCGGCGCACGACCACCCGCCTCCTCGACGGCGAGTTCCCCAAGGTCCGCAGCCTCTTCCCGACCGAGCACCAGACGGTCGCGACGCTCAGCAAGGCGGCGCTCGTCGAGTCGGTCAAGCGCGTCTCGCTCGTCGCGGAGCGCAACACCGCCGTGCAGCTCGCGTTCGCCGACGGCGTGCTGACCCTCGACGCCGGCTCCGGCGACGAGGCGCAGGCGTCCGAGTCCGTCGAGGCGGACGTCACGGGCGGCGACATCGTGACCGGCTTCAACCCCCAGTTCCTGCTCGACGGCCTCGGCGCCATCGACCAGCCGACGGTGCAGCTGGCGTTCACGCAGGCCACCAAGCCGGTCGTCATGAGCGGGATCGTCGACGACGGCACGGACCCCGGCTTCCGCTACCTGCTGATGCCGCGCCGCCTCCTGTCCTGA
- a CDS encoding NINE protein, translating into MSYQQPPAYGAPSGGGLYFISIMGQEQGPLDVNQLRQMATAGQLKGDTPVRSTDNPNIFPAKQIPGLFSDKEWLTTLLLSLFLGGLGVDRFYLGQNGLGIAKLLTCGGCGIWSLIDLVLIAMRKLPDSQGRPLP; encoded by the coding sequence ATGAGCTACCAGCAGCCCCCCGCGTACGGCGCCCCCTCCGGCGGCGGCCTCTACTTCATCTCGATCATGGGCCAGGAGCAGGGCCCCCTCGACGTCAACCAGCTCCGCCAGATGGCGACCGCCGGCCAGCTGAAGGGCGACACCCCGGTGCGGTCGACGGACAACCCGAACATCTTCCCCGCGAAGCAGATCCCGGGCCTGTTCTCCGACAAGGAGTGGCTGACCACGCTGCTGCTGTCGCTGTTCCTCGGCGGCCTCGGTGTGGACCGGTTCTACCTCGGCCAGAACGGCCTCGGCATCGCCAAGCTGCTGACCTGCGGCGGCTGCGGCATCTGGTCGCTCATCGACCTGGTGCTCATCGCGATGCGCAAGCTGCCCGACTCGCAGGGCCGTCCGCTGCCCTGA
- the gyrA gene encoding DNA gyrase subunit A → MTEIPTDLTGGPDGPDGSDPRVRPIDLQESMKRSYIDYAMAVIVGRALPDVRDGLKPVHRRVLYAMYDGGYRPERGFNKCARVVGDVMGNYHPHGDSAIYDTLVRLAQPWVMRNPLVNGQGNFGSPGNDPAAAMRYTECRMAPLAMEMVRGIDEDTVDMVPNYDGKTMEPSILPSRFPNLLVNGSAGIAVGMATNIPPHNLREVAEGAKWALDHPDATREELLEALLERIKGPDFPNGALIVGKEGIEQAYRTGRGSITQRAIIEVDEDKSGRTVLVITDLPYMVNPDNLLMKMAELADAGKVQGIADVRNETSSRVGQRIVVVLKRDAVARVVLNNLLKHTELQTNFSANMLALVDGVPRTLSLDAFISNWVAHQIEVIQRRTRYRLRKAEEDAHLQRGLVKALDALDEVIALIRRSPDVAEARDGLIELLDVDEIQADHILAMQLRHLAALQRQKIIDRLAELERIIAELEAILASELRQREIIAEELAVLVEKYGDDRRTQIIAAAGDMSMEDLIPDEDQVVTITRGGYAKRTRADQYRLQKRGGKGVRGASLRGDDVVEHFIATTSHHWLLFFTTAGRVYRTKVYNLPEASRDAKGGHVAGLLSFQPDEEIAQVLAIRDYDQAPYLVLATRNGLVKKTRLGDYNSPRQAGVIAINFREDDDELIGAELVDDRDEILLVSRKGQAIRFPADDSQLRPMGRATSGVTGMKFREGDQTLSMSVIRSSQVEAEEAAAAAAEAAGESTAPGALPGVKEQYVFTITDGGFAKRTRISEYRTQSRGGLGIKAMALANEDRGGLVGAFIVEEGDEVLSITQTGQVVRSPINDDFRVTGRSTMGVKFVTPKSGDAVAVVARSVEARAEEVLEESGVAAPEGDEPVTDDPVESAATAEPVVDGAADATIATSEGTDEPDVDATEGEA, encoded by the coding sequence GTGACCGAGATCCCCACGGACCTGACCGGTGGCCCCGACGGCCCCGACGGGTCCGACCCGCGGGTGCGGCCCATCGACCTGCAGGAGTCGATGAAGCGGTCCTACATCGACTACGCGATGGCGGTCATCGTCGGGCGCGCGCTGCCCGACGTGCGCGACGGCCTCAAGCCGGTGCACCGCCGCGTGCTCTACGCGATGTACGACGGCGGCTACCGTCCCGAGCGCGGCTTCAACAAGTGCGCCCGCGTCGTCGGTGACGTCATGGGTAACTACCACCCCCACGGCGACTCGGCGATCTACGACACCCTCGTGCGCCTCGCGCAGCCGTGGGTGATGCGCAACCCGCTCGTCAACGGCCAGGGCAACTTCGGCTCGCCGGGCAACGACCCCGCGGCCGCGATGCGGTACACGGAGTGCCGGATGGCGCCGCTCGCCATGGAGATGGTGCGGGGCATCGACGAGGACACCGTCGACATGGTCCCGAACTACGACGGCAAGACGATGGAGCCCTCCATCCTGCCGTCGCGGTTCCCCAACCTCCTGGTCAACGGCTCGGCCGGCATCGCGGTCGGCATGGCGACCAACATCCCGCCCCACAACCTCCGCGAGGTGGCCGAGGGCGCGAAGTGGGCGCTCGACCACCCGGACGCCACCCGCGAGGAGCTGCTCGAGGCGCTCCTGGAGCGCATCAAGGGCCCGGACTTCCCCAACGGCGCGCTCATCGTCGGCAAGGAGGGCATCGAGCAGGCCTACCGCACGGGTCGCGGCTCGATCACCCAGCGCGCGATCATCGAGGTCGACGAGGACAAGTCGGGCCGCACGGTCCTGGTCATCACCGACCTGCCCTACATGGTGAACCCCGACAACCTGCTGATGAAGATGGCCGAGCTGGCCGACGCCGGCAAGGTCCAGGGCATTGCGGACGTCCGCAACGAGACGTCCTCCCGCGTGGGCCAGCGCATCGTCGTCGTGCTCAAGCGCGACGCCGTCGCCCGGGTGGTGCTCAACAACCTGCTCAAGCACACGGAGCTGCAGACCAACTTCAGCGCCAACATGCTGGCGCTCGTCGACGGGGTGCCCCGCACGCTGAGCCTCGACGCGTTCATCTCGAACTGGGTGGCGCACCAGATCGAGGTCATCCAGCGTCGTACGCGGTATCGCCTGCGCAAGGCGGAGGAGGACGCCCACCTGCAGCGGGGTCTCGTCAAGGCGCTCGACGCGCTCGACGAGGTCATCGCCCTCATCCGGCGCTCGCCCGACGTGGCCGAGGCGCGGGACGGGCTCATCGAGCTGCTCGACGTCGACGAGATCCAGGCCGACCACATCCTCGCGATGCAGCTGCGCCACCTGGCAGCGCTGCAGCGCCAGAAGATCATCGACCGCCTCGCCGAGCTCGAGCGGATCATCGCGGAGCTCGAGGCGATCCTCGCCAGCGAGCTGCGGCAGCGCGAGATCATCGCCGAGGAGCTCGCGGTGCTGGTGGAGAAGTACGGCGACGACCGCCGCACGCAGATCATCGCGGCCGCCGGCGACATGTCGATGGAGGACCTGATCCCCGACGAGGACCAGGTCGTCACGATCACGCGCGGCGGGTACGCCAAGCGCACGCGGGCCGACCAGTACCGGCTGCAGAAGCGCGGCGGCAAGGGTGTGCGCGGCGCGTCCCTGCGCGGCGACGACGTGGTGGAGCACTTCATCGCGACGACGAGCCACCACTGGCTGCTGTTCTTCACGACGGCCGGTCGCGTCTACCGCACGAAGGTCTACAACCTGCCCGAGGCGAGCCGCGACGCGAAGGGCGGCCACGTGGCCGGTCTCCTGAGCTTCCAGCCCGACGAGGAGATCGCGCAGGTGCTGGCGATCCGTGACTACGACCAGGCGCCGTACCTCGTGCTGGCCACGCGGAACGGCCTCGTCAAGAAGACGCGGCTCGGCGACTACAACTCGCCGCGGCAGGCGGGCGTCATCGCGATCAACTTCCGCGAGGACGACGACGAGCTCATCGGCGCCGAGCTGGTCGACGACCGCGACGAGATCCTGCTCGTGTCCCGCAAGGGCCAGGCGATCCGCTTCCCGGCCGACGACAGCCAGCTGCGGCCGATGGGTCGGGCGACGTCGGGCGTGACGGGCATGAAGTTCCGCGAGGGCGACCAGACGCTGTCGATGTCGGTCATCCGCTCGTCGCAGGTCGAGGCGGAGGAGGCTGCGGCCGCTGCCGCGGAGGCCGCCGGCGAGTCAACCGCGCCGGGAGCGCTGCCGGGCGTCAAGGAGCAGTACGTCTTCACCATCACCGACGGCGGCTTCGCGAAGCGCACGCGGATCAGCGAGTACCGCACGCAGTCGCGCGGCGGCCTCGGCATCAAGGCGATGGCGCTGGCCAACGAGGACCGCGGCGGCCTCGTCGGCGCGTTCATCGTGGAGGAGGGTGACGAGGTCCTGTCGATCACCCAGACCGGCCAGGTCGTGCGCAGCCCCATCAACGACGACTTCCGCGTGACGGGCCGCTCGACGATGGGCGTGAAGTTCGTGACGCCCAAGTCGGGCGACGCTGTGGCCGTGGTCGCGCGGTCG
- the gyrB gene encoding DNA topoisomerase (ATP-hydrolyzing) subunit B: MSDEQVEQPQEPQEPQSQDEALEEAAEQQPPAEKVSSSLVEDGNYDASAIQVLEGLEAVRKRPGMYIGSTGERGLHHLIWEIVDNAVDEALAGHCDTIKVTLNPDGSVSVSDNGRGIPTDTAPGQELPAATLALTVLHAGGKFGGGGYKVSGGLHGVGSSVVNALSSSLRLEIKNRGHVWEQEFSSGVPDYALRQVRPLEEGEATGTTVTWVASPDVFETTEYRLETITTRFRETAFLNKGLRIELRDARPKADELAEAVAGGTGAEDDVAETTDADLHVAEVDGVKALEQVFQYDRGLADYVDFLNKRKVPVSPIIAAEAETGDSAPNPMSLELAMQWQQTSYNESVHTFANTINTPEGGTHEEGFRAALTSLMNRWGEEWGLIKKKEERLTGDDIREGLTAIISLKISNPQFEGQTKAKLGNTEAKGFVQSVVNDQLGAWLEQNPTDGKNIIRKAMAAASARLAARNARDMARKRKGLLGGGGLPGKLRDCSSRNPEECEVFIVEGDSAGGSAVMGRENRIQAILPIRGKILNVEKARIDKVLANQEVQAIISALGTGVNDEFDPAKLRYHKIVLMADADVDGHHINTLLLTLLFRFMRPLIEGGYVYLAQPPLYRIKWNKPHEHEYVYSDAERDAVLRDGQANGKKLPKESAIQRYKGLGEMNADELWETTLDPDNRVLLQVTLEDAAQADEIFSILMGEDVEQRRSFIQRNAKDVRFLDI; encoded by the coding sequence TTGAGCGACGAGCAGGTGGAGCAGCCGCAGGAGCCCCAGGAGCCGCAGTCCCAGGACGAGGCGCTGGAGGAAGCCGCGGAGCAGCAGCCCCCGGCCGAGAAGGTCTCCTCCTCCCTGGTGGAGGACGGCAACTACGACGCCTCGGCCATCCAGGTGCTCGAGGGCCTCGAGGCGGTCCGCAAGCGCCCGGGCATGTACATCGGGTCCACCGGCGAGCGCGGCCTTCACCACCTCATCTGGGAGATCGTGGACAACGCGGTCGACGAGGCCCTGGCCGGCCACTGCGACACCATTAAGGTGACGCTCAACCCCGACGGCTCGGTGAGCGTCTCCGACAACGGGCGTGGCATCCCCACCGACACCGCCCCCGGCCAGGAGCTCCCGGCCGCGACGCTCGCCCTCACCGTGCTCCACGCGGGCGGCAAGTTCGGCGGCGGCGGCTACAAGGTGTCCGGCGGTCTGCACGGCGTCGGCTCGTCGGTCGTCAACGCCCTGTCCTCGTCGCTCCGCCTCGAGATCAAGAACCGCGGCCACGTGTGGGAGCAGGAGTTCTCGTCCGGCGTGCCCGACTACGCGCTGCGCCAGGTGCGGCCGCTGGAGGAGGGCGAGGCGACGGGCACGACCGTCACCTGGGTCGCCTCCCCCGACGTGTTCGAGACGACGGAGTACCGGCTCGAGACGATCACGACCCGTTTCCGTGAGACCGCGTTCCTCAACAAGGGCCTCCGCATCGAGCTGCGCGACGCCCGCCCGAAGGCCGACGAGCTCGCCGAGGCGGTCGCGGGCGGCACGGGCGCGGAGGACGACGTCGCGGAGACGACCGACGCCGACCTCCACGTGGCCGAGGTCGACGGGGTGAAGGCGCTGGAGCAGGTGTTCCAGTACGACCGCGGCCTGGCCGACTACGTCGACTTCCTCAACAAGCGGAAGGTCCCCGTCAGCCCGATCATCGCGGCCGAGGCGGAGACCGGGGACAGCGCGCCGAACCCGATGAGCCTCGAGCTCGCGATGCAGTGGCAGCAGACGTCGTACAACGAGTCCGTCCACACGTTCGCGAACACGATCAACACCCCCGAGGGCGGCACGCACGAGGAGGGTTTCCGAGCGGCGCTCACCTCGCTGATGAACCGGTGGGGCGAGGAGTGGGGCCTCATCAAGAAGAAGGAGGAGCGCCTCACGGGTGACGACATCCGCGAGGGGCTCACGGCGATCATCAGTCTCAAGATCTCGAACCCGCAGTTCGAGGGCCAGACGAAGGCGAAGCTGGGCAACACCGAGGCCAAGGGCTTCGTGCAGTCGGTCGTCAACGACCAGCTGGGTGCCTGGCTCGAGCAGAACCCGACGGACGGCAAGAACATCATCCGCAAGGCCATGGCCGCGGCCTCCGCGCGTCTGGCGGCTCGCAATGCCCGCGACATGGCGCGGAAGCGCAAGGGCCTGCTCGGTGGCGGCGGTCTGCCGGGCAAGCTCCGCGACTGCAGCTCCCGCAACCCCGAGGAGTGCGAGGTCTTCATCGTCGAGGGTGACTCCGCGGGCGGCTCGGCCGTGATGGGCCGGGAGAACCGCATCCAGGCGATCCTCCCGATCCGCGGAAAGATCCTCAACGTCGAGAAGGCGCGCATCGACAAGGTCCTGGCCAACCAGGAGGTCCAGGCGATCATCTCGGCGCTCGGCACGGGCGTGAACGACGAGTTCGACCCGGCCAAGCTGCGCTACCACAAGATCGTGCTGATGGCCGACGCCGACGTCGACGGCCACCACATCAACACGCTGCTGCTGACGCTGCTGTTCCGCTTCATGCGTCCGCTGATCGAGGGCGGGTACGTCTACCTCGCGCAGCCGCCGCTCTACCGGATCAAGTGGAACAAGCCCCACGAGCACGAGTACGTCTACTCCGACGCCGAGCGCGACGCCGTGCTGCGGGACGGCCAGGCCAACGGGAAGAAGCTCCCGAAGGAGTCGGCCATCCAGCGCTACAAGGGTCTGGGCGAGATGAACGCCGACGAGCTGTGGGAGACGACGCTCGACCCCGACAACCGGGTGCTGCTGCAGGTGACGCTGGAGGACGCGGCGCAGGCGGACGAGATCTTCTCGATCCTCATGGGCGAGGACGTCGAGCAGCGCCGCTCGTTCATCCAGCGCAACGCCAAGGACGTCCGCTTCCTCGACATCTAG